The proteins below are encoded in one region of Pontibacter deserti:
- a CDS encoding carbonic anhydrase — protein MHYHEYDDLIANNKKWVAEKLELTPEYFKQLAQGQKPPFLYIGCSDSRMPISSFTQTEPGELFIHRNVANQVSLTDMNLLAVLEYAVEALDVQHIVVCGHYCCGGVEAAYKGTATGVVENWVSPIRDIYMQNRQEIDNMPTEKERLQKLAELNVLAQVKNICTTSVMHRAYKTLKYPTVHGWVLDIENGLIKDLKLPISEWQALGIMP, from the coding sequence ATGCACTACCACGAGTACGATGATCTAATAGCCAATAACAAGAAATGGGTAGCCGAAAAGCTTGAACTGACACCTGAGTATTTCAAGCAGCTGGCACAGGGGCAGAAACCTCCTTTTCTTTATATCGGATGCTCTGACAGCAGGATGCCAATTTCCAGCTTCACCCAGACAGAGCCCGGCGAACTTTTTATACATCGTAATGTAGCTAATCAGGTATCGCTGACAGATATGAACCTGCTAGCTGTGCTGGAGTATGCTGTAGAAGCGTTGGATGTGCAACACATTGTAGTTTGCGGGCATTATTGCTGTGGTGGTGTAGAGGCCGCCTACAAAGGAACAGCTACCGGCGTGGTGGAGAACTGGGTAAGCCCTATCCGCGATATATACATGCAGAATCGCCAGGAAATAGATAACATGCCAACAGAAAAAGAACGGCTGCAAAAACTTGCTGAACTTAATGTGCTGGCACAGGTTAAAAACATCTGTACTACTTCGGTTATGCACCGCGCTTACAAGACATTAAAATACCCTACTGTTCATGGTTGGGTACTGGATATCGAAAACGGTTTAATTAAAGATCTTAAACTACCGATCAGTGAGTGGCAGGCGCTGGGTATAATGCCATAA